A window from Bos mutus isolate GX-2022 chromosome 1, NWIPB_WYAK_1.1, whole genome shotgun sequence encodes these proteins:
- the THPO gene encoding thrombopoietin isoform X1: protein MELTELLLVVILLLTARITLSSPAPPACDPRLLNKLLRDSHVLHSRLSQCPDVNPLSTPVLLPAVDFSLGEWKTQTEQTKAQDVLGTTTLLLEAVMTARGQLGPTCLSSLLVQLSGQVRLLLGALQGLLGTQLPPQGRTTAHKDPSAIFLSFQQLLRGKVRFLLLVVGPSLCAKRAPPTTAVPGSISPLLTLNKLPNRTSGLLETNSSVSARTTGFGLPNRLQGFRAKIPGLLNQTSRSLGQIPGHLNGTQGPLSGVHGLFPGPSPRALGAPDIPLGTSDMGSLPPYLQPGDSPSPAHPPPGQYTLFSPSPTSPIPTVHLQPLLPDPSAITPNSSSSLLVAAHSHFRNLSQEE from the exons ATGGAGCTGACTG AATTGCTCCTCGTGGTCATCCTTCTCCTAACTGCAAGAATAACTCTGTCCAGCCCGGCTCCTCCTGCCTGTGACCCCCGACTCCTAAATAAACTGCTTCGTGACTCCCATGTCCTTCACAGCAGACTG AGCCAGTGTCCAGACGTGAACCCTTTGTCCACACCTGTCCTTCTGCCTGCTGTGGACTTCAGCTTGGGAGAATGGAAAACCCAGACG GAGCAGACCAAAGCACAGGACGTCCTGGGAACCACGACCCTTCTGCTGGAGGCAGTGATGACAGCGCGGGGACAGCTGGGCCCCACTTGCCTCTCATCCCTCCTGGTGCAGCTTTCTGGGCAGGTCCGCCTCCTTCTTGGGGCCCTGCAGGGCCTCCTAGGAACCCAG CTTCCTCCACAGGGCAGGACCACAGCTCACAAGGATCCCAGTGCCATCTTCCTGAGCTTCCAACAGCTGCTCCGAGGAAAGGTGCGCTTCCTGCTGCTTGTAGTGGGGCCCAGCCTCTGTGCCAAGCGGGCCCCACCCACCACAGCTGTCCCGGGCAGCATCTCTCCATTGCTCACACTGAACAAGCTCCCAAACAGGACTTCTGGATTGTTGGAGACCAACTCCAGTGTCTCAGCCAGAACTACTGGCTTTGGACTTCCGAACAGGCTGCAAGGATTCAGAGCCAAGATTCCTGGTCTGTTGAACCAAACCTCCAGGTCCTTAGGCCAAATCCCTGGACACCTGAATGGGACACAAGGACCCTTAAGTGGAGTTCATGGACTCTTTCCTGGGCCCTCACCCAGGGCCCTAGGAGCCCCGGATATTCCTCTGGGAACTTCAGACATGGGCTCCCTGCCACCCTACCTCCAGCCTGGAGATTCTCCTTCCCCAGCCCATCCTCCCCCTGGACAATACACACTCTTCTCTCCTTCGCCAACCTCACCCATCCCCACGGTCCACCTCCAACCCCTGCTTCCTGACCCCTCAGCCATCACACCCAACTCTTCCAGTTCTCTTCTAGTTGCAGCCCACTCTCACTTCCGGAATCTGTCTCAGGAAGAGTAA
- the CLCN2 gene encoding chloride channel protein 2 isoform X2, whose amino-acid sequence MAAAAGPAAEEGMEPRALQYEQTLMYGRYTQDLGAFAKEEAARIRLGGPEPWRGPPSPRAPPELLEYGQSRCARCRICTVHCHKFLVSRVGEDWIFLVLLGLLMALVSWAMDYAIAACLQAQQWMSRGLNTNLLLQYLAWVTYPVVLITFSAGFTQILAPQAVGSGIPEMKTILRGVVLKEYLTLKTFVAKVIGLTCALGSGMPLGKEGPFVHIASMCAALLSKFLSLFGGIYENESRNTEMLAAACAVGVGCCFAAPIGGVLFSIEVTSTFFAVRNYWRGFFAATFSAFIFRVLAVWNRDEETITALFKTRFRLDFPFDLQELPAFAVIGIASGFGGALFVYLNRKIVQVMRKQKTINRFLMKKRLLFPALVTLLISTLTFPAGFGQFMAGQLSQKETLVTLFDNRTWVRQGLMEELEPPGTSQAWNPPRANVFLTLVIFILMKFWMSALATTIPVPCGAFMPVFVIGAAFGRLVGESMAAWFPDGIHTDGSTYRIVPGGYAVVGAAALAGAVTHTVSTAVIVFELTGQIAHILPVMIAVILANAVAQSLQPSLYDSIIRIKKLPYLPELGWGRHQQYRVRVEDIMVRDVPHVALSCTFRDLRLALHRTKGRMLALVESPESMILLGSIERSQVVALLGAQLSPARRRRYMQERRAAQTSSPSDQESPPSPETSVRFQVNTEDQGFPAGRGETHKPLKPALKRSPSNTVNVKESPTGNMEPAGITLRSLFCGSPPAEPASELEKSGKCDKRKLKRVRISLASDSDLEGEMTPEEILEWEEQQLDEPVNFSDCKIDPAPFQLVERTSLHKTHTIFSLLGVDHAYVTSIGRLIGIVTLKETTAWPLMWPPCGPLWKNIQITAPWQPGPSLLPTPP is encoded by the exons ATGGCGGCGGCAGCGGGGCCGGCGGcggaggaagggatggagccgcGGGCGCTGCAGTACGAGCAGACCCTG ATGTACGGGCGTTATACTCAGGACCTTGGGGCCTTTGCCAAAGAGGAAGCTGCTCGGATCCGCCTGGGAGGGCCCGAACCCTGGCGGGGTCCACCTTCCCCTCGGGCTCCCCCAGAGCTCCTGGAATATGGACAGAGCCGTTGCGCCCGATGCCGCA TCTGTACTGTACACTGCCATAAGTTCCTAGTGTCCAGGGTTGGTGAAGACTGGATCTTCCTAGTCCTGCTGGGGCTCCTCATGGCCCTGGTCAGCTGGGCCATGGACTACGCCATCGCTGCCTGTCTGCAGG CTCAGCAGTGGATGTCCCGGGGCTTGAACACTAACCTGTTACTCCAGTATCTGGCCTGGGTCACCTACCCCGTCGTCCTCATCACTTTCTCTGCCGGATTCACACAGATCCTGGCTCCTCAGGCTGTTG ggtctgGCATCCCGGAGATGAAAACCATATTGCGGGGAGTGGTGCTGAAGGAATACCTCACCCTCAAGACCTTCGTAGCTAAGGTCATCGGGCTGACTTGTGCCCTTGGCAGTGGGATGCCCCTTGGCAAAGAG GGCCCTTTTGTGCATATCGCAAGCATGTGTGCCGCCCTTCTCAGCAAGTTCCTCTCGCTGTTTGGGGGCATCTACGAG AATGAATCCCGGAACACAGAGATGCTGGCTGCCGCCTGTGCCGTGGGGGTGGGCTGCTGCTTTGCGGCTCCCATTGGAG gTGTGCTATTCAGTATCGAGGTCACCTCCACCTTCTTTGCGGTGCGCAACTACTGGCGGGGCTTCTTTGCCGCCACCTTCAGCGCCTTCATCTTCCGGGTCTTGGCCGTCTGGAACCGTGATGAAG AGACCATCACGGCTCTGTTCAAAACCCGGTTCCGGCTTGACTTCCCCTTCGACCTCCAGGAGCTGCCAGCCTTTGCTGTTATTGG TATCGCCAGTGGCTTCGGGGGAGCACTCTTTGTCTACCTGAACCGGAAGATTGTCCAGGTGATGCGGAAGCAGAAGACCATCAACCGTTTCCTCATGAAgaa ACGCCTGCTCTTCCCGGCTCTGGTGACTCTACTCATCTCTACTCTGACCTTCCCCGCTGGCTTTGGACAGTTCATGGCTGGACAG CTCTCACAGAAAGAGACACTGGTCACCCTGTTTGACAACCGAACGTGGGTCCGCCAGGGTCTGATGGAGgaactagagccacctggaaccTCACAGGCCTGGAACCCACCACGGGCCAACGTCTTCCTCACCCTGGTCATCTTCATTCTCATGAAG TTCTGGATGTCTGCACTGGCTACTACCATCCCAGTGCCCTGTGGGGCCTTCATGCCGGTGTTTGTCATTG GAGCAGCATTTGGGCGTCTGGTGGGCGAAAGCATGGCTGCTTGGTTCCCTGACGGCATCCACACAGACGGCAGCACTTACAGGATTGTTCCTGGAGGCTATGCAGTGGTGG GGGCGGCTGCGCTGGCAGGAGCAGTGACGCACACTGTGTCCACGGCCGTGATCGTGTTCGAGCTCACAGGCCAGATCGCCCACATCCTGCCTGTTATGATCGCCGTCATTCTGGCCAATGCCGTTGCCCAGAGCCTACAGCCCTCACTCTATGACAGCATCATCCGAATCAAGAAGCTGCCTTACCTGCCTGAGCTGGGCTGGGGCCGCCACCA GCAGTACCGGGTGCGAGTGGAGGACATCATGGTGCGGGACGTTCCCCACGTGGCACTCAGCTGCACCTTCCGGGACCTGCGGCTGGCACTACACAGGACCAAGGGCCGCATGCTGGCCCTAGTAGAGTCCCCTG AGTCCATGATCCTCCTGGGGTCCATCGAGCGCTCGCAAGTGGTGGCATTGCTGGGGGCACAGCTGAGCCCAGCCCGCCGGCGGCGCTACATGCAAGAGCGTCGAGCTGCCCAGACCTCTTCACCCTCCGATCAGGAGAGTCCCCCCAGCCCTGAGACCTCCGTCCGCTTCCAG GTGAACACAGAGGACCAGGGCTTCCCTGCAGGCCGGGGCGAGACTCACAAGCCCCTGAAGCCTGCTCTCAAGAGGAGCCCCAGCAACACTGTGAATGTCAAGGAGAGCCCCACAG GGAACATGGAGCCGGCTGGCATCACCCTCAGAAGCCTCTTCTGTGGCAGTCCACCCGCCGAGCCCGCCTCAGAG TTGGAGAAGTCGGGGAAATGTGACAAGCGCAAGCTGAAGCGGGTCCGAATCTCCTTGGCG aGCGACTCAGACCTGGAAGGCGAGATGACCCCTGAGGAG ATTCTGGAGTGGGAAGAGCAGCAACTAGATGAACCTGTCAACTTCAGTGACTGCAAAATTGACCCTGCACCCTTCCAGCTGGTGGAGCGGACCTCTTTGCACAAG
- the THPO gene encoding thrombopoietin isoform X3, with protein sequence MELTELLLVVILLLTARITLSSPAPPACDPRLLNKLLRDSHVLHSRLSQCPDVNPLSTPVLLPAVDFSLGEWKTQTEQTKAQDVLGTTTLLLEAVMTARGQLGPTCLSSLLVQLSGQVRLLLGALQGLLGTQDHSSQGSQCHLPELPTAAPRKGALPAACSGAQPLCQAGPTHHSCPGQHLSIAHTEQAPKQDFWIVGDQLQCLSQNYWLWTSEQAARIQSQDSWSVEPNLQVLRPNPWTPEWDTRTLKWSSWTLSWALTQGPRSPGYSSGNFRHGLPATLPPAWRFSFPSPSSPWTIHTLLSFANLTHPHGPPPTPAS encoded by the exons ATGGAGCTGACTG AATTGCTCCTCGTGGTCATCCTTCTCCTAACTGCAAGAATAACTCTGTCCAGCCCGGCTCCTCCTGCCTGTGACCCCCGACTCCTAAATAAACTGCTTCGTGACTCCCATGTCCTTCACAGCAGACTG AGCCAGTGTCCAGACGTGAACCCTTTGTCCACACCTGTCCTTCTGCCTGCTGTGGACTTCAGCTTGGGAGAATGGAAAACCCAGACG GAGCAGACCAAAGCACAGGACGTCCTGGGAACCACGACCCTTCTGCTGGAGGCAGTGATGACAGCGCGGGGACAGCTGGGCCCCACTTGCCTCTCATCCCTCCTGGTGCAGCTTTCTGGGCAGGTCCGCCTCCTTCTTGGGGCCCTGCAGGGCCTCCTAGGAACCCAG GACCACAGCTCACAAGGATCCCAGTGCCATCTTCCTGAGCTTCCAACAGCTGCTCCGAGGAAAGGTGCGCTTCCTGCTGCTTGTAGTGGGGCCCAGCCTCTGTGCCAAGCGGGCCCCACCCACCACAGCTGTCCCGGGCAGCATCTCTCCATTGCTCACACTGAACAAGCTCCCAAACAGGACTTCTGGATTGTTGGAGACCAACTCCAGTGTCTCAGCCAGAACTACTGGCTTTGGACTTCCGAACAGGCTGCAAGGATTCAGAGCCAAGATTCCTGGTCTGTTGAACCAAACCTCCAGGTCCTTAGGCCAAATCCCTGGACACCTGAATGGGACACAAGGACCCTTAAGTGGAGTTCATGGACTCTTTCCTGGGCCCTCACCCAGGGCCCTAGGAGCCCCGGATATTCCTCTGGGAACTTCAGACATGGGCTCCCTGCCACCCTACCTCCAGCCTGGAGATTCTCCTTCCCCAGCCCATCCTCCCCCTGGACAATACACACTCTTCTCTCCTTCGCCAACCTCACCCATCCCCACGGTCCACCTCCAACCCCTGCTTCCTGA
- the CLCN2 gene encoding chloride channel protein 2 isoform X3 gives MAAAAGPAAEEGMEPRALQYEQTLMYGRYTQDLGAFAKEEAARIRLGGPEPWRGPPSPRAPPELLEYGQSRCARCRTQQWMSRGLNTNLLLQYLAWVTYPVVLITFSAGFTQILAPQAVGSGIPEMKTILRGVVLKEYLTLKTFVAKVIGLTCALGSGMPLGKEGPFVHIASMCAALLSKFLSLFGGIYENESRNTEMLAAACAVGVGCCFAAPIGGVLFSIEVTSTFFAVRNYWRGFFAATFSAFIFRVLAVWNRDEETITALFKTRFRLDFPFDLQELPAFAVIGIASGFGGALFVYLNRKIVQVMRKQKTINRFLMKKRLLFPALVTLLISTLTFPAGFGQFMAGQLSQKETLVTLFDNRTWVRQGLMEELEPPGTSQAWNPPRANVFLTLVIFILMKFWMSALATTIPVPCGAFMPVFVIGAAFGRLVGESMAAWFPDGIHTDGSTYRIVPGGYAVVGAAALAGAVTHTVSTAVIVFELTGQIAHILPVMIAVILANAVAQSLQPSLYDSIIRIKKLPYLPELGWGRHQQYRVRVEDIMVRDVPHVALSCTFRDLRLALHRTKGRMLALVESPESMILLGSIERSQVVALLGAQLSPARRRRYMQERRAAQTSSPSDQESPPSPETSVRFQVNTEDQGFPAGRGETHKPLKPALKRSPSNTVNVKESPTGNMEPAGITLRSLFCGSPPAEPASELEKSGKCDKRKLKRVRISLASDSDLEGEMTPEEILEWEEQQLDEPVNFSDCKIDPAPFQLVERTSLHKTHTIFSLLGVDHAYVTSIGRLIGIVTLKELRKAIEGSVTAQGVKVRPPLASFRDSATSSSDTETTEVHALWGPRSRHGLPGGQPF, from the exons ATGGCGGCGGCAGCGGGGCCGGCGGcggaggaagggatggagccgcGGGCGCTGCAGTACGAGCAGACCCTG ATGTACGGGCGTTATACTCAGGACCTTGGGGCCTTTGCCAAAGAGGAAGCTGCTCGGATCCGCCTGGGAGGGCCCGAACCCTGGCGGGGTCCACCTTCCCCTCGGGCTCCCCCAGAGCTCCTGGAATATGGACAGAGCCGTTGCGCCCGATGCCGCA CTCAGCAGTGGATGTCCCGGGGCTTGAACACTAACCTGTTACTCCAGTATCTGGCCTGGGTCACCTACCCCGTCGTCCTCATCACTTTCTCTGCCGGATTCACACAGATCCTGGCTCCTCAGGCTGTTG ggtctgGCATCCCGGAGATGAAAACCATATTGCGGGGAGTGGTGCTGAAGGAATACCTCACCCTCAAGACCTTCGTAGCTAAGGTCATCGGGCTGACTTGTGCCCTTGGCAGTGGGATGCCCCTTGGCAAAGAG GGCCCTTTTGTGCATATCGCAAGCATGTGTGCCGCCCTTCTCAGCAAGTTCCTCTCGCTGTTTGGGGGCATCTACGAG AATGAATCCCGGAACACAGAGATGCTGGCTGCCGCCTGTGCCGTGGGGGTGGGCTGCTGCTTTGCGGCTCCCATTGGAG gTGTGCTATTCAGTATCGAGGTCACCTCCACCTTCTTTGCGGTGCGCAACTACTGGCGGGGCTTCTTTGCCGCCACCTTCAGCGCCTTCATCTTCCGGGTCTTGGCCGTCTGGAACCGTGATGAAG AGACCATCACGGCTCTGTTCAAAACCCGGTTCCGGCTTGACTTCCCCTTCGACCTCCAGGAGCTGCCAGCCTTTGCTGTTATTGG TATCGCCAGTGGCTTCGGGGGAGCACTCTTTGTCTACCTGAACCGGAAGATTGTCCAGGTGATGCGGAAGCAGAAGACCATCAACCGTTTCCTCATGAAgaa ACGCCTGCTCTTCCCGGCTCTGGTGACTCTACTCATCTCTACTCTGACCTTCCCCGCTGGCTTTGGACAGTTCATGGCTGGACAG CTCTCACAGAAAGAGACACTGGTCACCCTGTTTGACAACCGAACGTGGGTCCGCCAGGGTCTGATGGAGgaactagagccacctggaaccTCACAGGCCTGGAACCCACCACGGGCCAACGTCTTCCTCACCCTGGTCATCTTCATTCTCATGAAG TTCTGGATGTCTGCACTGGCTACTACCATCCCAGTGCCCTGTGGGGCCTTCATGCCGGTGTTTGTCATTG GAGCAGCATTTGGGCGTCTGGTGGGCGAAAGCATGGCTGCTTGGTTCCCTGACGGCATCCACACAGACGGCAGCACTTACAGGATTGTTCCTGGAGGCTATGCAGTGGTGG GGGCGGCTGCGCTGGCAGGAGCAGTGACGCACACTGTGTCCACGGCCGTGATCGTGTTCGAGCTCACAGGCCAGATCGCCCACATCCTGCCTGTTATGATCGCCGTCATTCTGGCCAATGCCGTTGCCCAGAGCCTACAGCCCTCACTCTATGACAGCATCATCCGAATCAAGAAGCTGCCTTACCTGCCTGAGCTGGGCTGGGGCCGCCACCA GCAGTACCGGGTGCGAGTGGAGGACATCATGGTGCGGGACGTTCCCCACGTGGCACTCAGCTGCACCTTCCGGGACCTGCGGCTGGCACTACACAGGACCAAGGGCCGCATGCTGGCCCTAGTAGAGTCCCCTG AGTCCATGATCCTCCTGGGGTCCATCGAGCGCTCGCAAGTGGTGGCATTGCTGGGGGCACAGCTGAGCCCAGCCCGCCGGCGGCGCTACATGCAAGAGCGTCGAGCTGCCCAGACCTCTTCACCCTCCGATCAGGAGAGTCCCCCCAGCCCTGAGACCTCCGTCCGCTTCCAG GTGAACACAGAGGACCAGGGCTTCCCTGCAGGCCGGGGCGAGACTCACAAGCCCCTGAAGCCTGCTCTCAAGAGGAGCCCCAGCAACACTGTGAATGTCAAGGAGAGCCCCACAG GGAACATGGAGCCGGCTGGCATCACCCTCAGAAGCCTCTTCTGTGGCAGTCCACCCGCCGAGCCCGCCTCAGAG TTGGAGAAGTCGGGGAAATGTGACAAGCGCAAGCTGAAGCGGGTCCGAATCTCCTTGGCG aGCGACTCAGACCTGGAAGGCGAGATGACCCCTGAGGAG ATTCTGGAGTGGGAAGAGCAGCAACTAGATGAACCTGTCAACTTCAGTGACTGCAAAATTGACCCTGCACCCTTCCAGCTGGTGGAGCGGACCTCTTTGCACAAG
- the CLCN2 gene encoding chloride channel protein 2 isoform X1 has product MAAAAGPAAEEGMEPRALQYEQTLMYGRYTQDLGAFAKEEAARIRLGGPEPWRGPPSPRAPPELLEYGQSRCARCRICTVHCHKFLVSRVGEDWIFLVLLGLLMALVSWAMDYAIAACLQAQQWMSRGLNTNLLLQYLAWVTYPVVLITFSAGFTQILAPQAVGSGIPEMKTILRGVVLKEYLTLKTFVAKVIGLTCALGSGMPLGKEGPFVHIASMCAALLSKFLSLFGGIYENESRNTEMLAAACAVGVGCCFAAPIGGVLFSIEVTSTFFAVRNYWRGFFAATFSAFIFRVLAVWNRDEETITALFKTRFRLDFPFDLQELPAFAVIGIASGFGGALFVYLNRKIVQVMRKQKTINRFLMKKRLLFPALVTLLISTLTFPAGFGQFMAGQLSQKETLVTLFDNRTWVRQGLMEELEPPGTSQAWNPPRANVFLTLVIFILMKFWMSALATTIPVPCGAFMPVFVIGAAFGRLVGESMAAWFPDGIHTDGSTYRIVPGGYAVVGAAALAGAVTHTVSTAVIVFELTGQIAHILPVMIAVILANAVAQSLQPSLYDSIIRIKKLPYLPELGWGRHQQYRVRVEDIMVRDVPHVALSCTFRDLRLALHRTKGRMLALVESPESMILLGSIERSQVVALLGAQLSPARRRRYMQERRAAQTSSPSDQESPPSPETSVRFQVNTEDQGFPAGRGETHKPLKPALKRSPSNTVNVKESPTGNMEPAGITLRSLFCGSPPAEPASELEKSGKCDKRKLKRVRISLASDSDLEGEMTPEEILEWEEQQLDEPVNFSDCKIDPAPFQLVERTSLHKTHTIFSLLGVDHAYVTSIGRLIGIVTLKELRKAIEGSVTAQGVKVRPPLASFRDSATSSSDTETTEVHALWGPRSRHGLPGGQPF; this is encoded by the exons ATGGCGGCGGCAGCGGGGCCGGCGGcggaggaagggatggagccgcGGGCGCTGCAGTACGAGCAGACCCTG ATGTACGGGCGTTATACTCAGGACCTTGGGGCCTTTGCCAAAGAGGAAGCTGCTCGGATCCGCCTGGGAGGGCCCGAACCCTGGCGGGGTCCACCTTCCCCTCGGGCTCCCCCAGAGCTCCTGGAATATGGACAGAGCCGTTGCGCCCGATGCCGCA TCTGTACTGTACACTGCCATAAGTTCCTAGTGTCCAGGGTTGGTGAAGACTGGATCTTCCTAGTCCTGCTGGGGCTCCTCATGGCCCTGGTCAGCTGGGCCATGGACTACGCCATCGCTGCCTGTCTGCAGG CTCAGCAGTGGATGTCCCGGGGCTTGAACACTAACCTGTTACTCCAGTATCTGGCCTGGGTCACCTACCCCGTCGTCCTCATCACTTTCTCTGCCGGATTCACACAGATCCTGGCTCCTCAGGCTGTTG ggtctgGCATCCCGGAGATGAAAACCATATTGCGGGGAGTGGTGCTGAAGGAATACCTCACCCTCAAGACCTTCGTAGCTAAGGTCATCGGGCTGACTTGTGCCCTTGGCAGTGGGATGCCCCTTGGCAAAGAG GGCCCTTTTGTGCATATCGCAAGCATGTGTGCCGCCCTTCTCAGCAAGTTCCTCTCGCTGTTTGGGGGCATCTACGAG AATGAATCCCGGAACACAGAGATGCTGGCTGCCGCCTGTGCCGTGGGGGTGGGCTGCTGCTTTGCGGCTCCCATTGGAG gTGTGCTATTCAGTATCGAGGTCACCTCCACCTTCTTTGCGGTGCGCAACTACTGGCGGGGCTTCTTTGCCGCCACCTTCAGCGCCTTCATCTTCCGGGTCTTGGCCGTCTGGAACCGTGATGAAG AGACCATCACGGCTCTGTTCAAAACCCGGTTCCGGCTTGACTTCCCCTTCGACCTCCAGGAGCTGCCAGCCTTTGCTGTTATTGG TATCGCCAGTGGCTTCGGGGGAGCACTCTTTGTCTACCTGAACCGGAAGATTGTCCAGGTGATGCGGAAGCAGAAGACCATCAACCGTTTCCTCATGAAgaa ACGCCTGCTCTTCCCGGCTCTGGTGACTCTACTCATCTCTACTCTGACCTTCCCCGCTGGCTTTGGACAGTTCATGGCTGGACAG CTCTCACAGAAAGAGACACTGGTCACCCTGTTTGACAACCGAACGTGGGTCCGCCAGGGTCTGATGGAGgaactagagccacctggaaccTCACAGGCCTGGAACCCACCACGGGCCAACGTCTTCCTCACCCTGGTCATCTTCATTCTCATGAAG TTCTGGATGTCTGCACTGGCTACTACCATCCCAGTGCCCTGTGGGGCCTTCATGCCGGTGTTTGTCATTG GAGCAGCATTTGGGCGTCTGGTGGGCGAAAGCATGGCTGCTTGGTTCCCTGACGGCATCCACACAGACGGCAGCACTTACAGGATTGTTCCTGGAGGCTATGCAGTGGTGG GGGCGGCTGCGCTGGCAGGAGCAGTGACGCACACTGTGTCCACGGCCGTGATCGTGTTCGAGCTCACAGGCCAGATCGCCCACATCCTGCCTGTTATGATCGCCGTCATTCTGGCCAATGCCGTTGCCCAGAGCCTACAGCCCTCACTCTATGACAGCATCATCCGAATCAAGAAGCTGCCTTACCTGCCTGAGCTGGGCTGGGGCCGCCACCA GCAGTACCGGGTGCGAGTGGAGGACATCATGGTGCGGGACGTTCCCCACGTGGCACTCAGCTGCACCTTCCGGGACCTGCGGCTGGCACTACACAGGACCAAGGGCCGCATGCTGGCCCTAGTAGAGTCCCCTG AGTCCATGATCCTCCTGGGGTCCATCGAGCGCTCGCAAGTGGTGGCATTGCTGGGGGCACAGCTGAGCCCAGCCCGCCGGCGGCGCTACATGCAAGAGCGTCGAGCTGCCCAGACCTCTTCACCCTCCGATCAGGAGAGTCCCCCCAGCCCTGAGACCTCCGTCCGCTTCCAG GTGAACACAGAGGACCAGGGCTTCCCTGCAGGCCGGGGCGAGACTCACAAGCCCCTGAAGCCTGCTCTCAAGAGGAGCCCCAGCAACACTGTGAATGTCAAGGAGAGCCCCACAG GGAACATGGAGCCGGCTGGCATCACCCTCAGAAGCCTCTTCTGTGGCAGTCCACCCGCCGAGCCCGCCTCAGAG TTGGAGAAGTCGGGGAAATGTGACAAGCGCAAGCTGAAGCGGGTCCGAATCTCCTTGGCG aGCGACTCAGACCTGGAAGGCGAGATGACCCCTGAGGAG ATTCTGGAGTGGGAAGAGCAGCAACTAGATGAACCTGTCAACTTCAGTGACTGCAAAATTGACCCTGCACCCTTCCAGCTGGTGGAGCGGACCTCTTTGCACAAG
- the THPO gene encoding thrombopoietin isoform X2 — MELTELLLVVILLLTARITLSSPAPPACDPRLLNKLLRDSHVLHSRLSQCPDVNPLSTPVLLPAVDFSLGEWKTQTEQTKAQDVLGTTTLLLEAVMTARGQLGPTCLSSLLVQLSGQVRLLLGALQGLLGTQGRTTAHKDPSAIFLSFQQLLRGKVRFLLLVVGPSLCAKRAPPTTAVPGSISPLLTLNKLPNRTSGLLETNSSVSARTTGFGLPNRLQGFRAKIPGLLNQTSRSLGQIPGHLNGTQGPLSGVHGLFPGPSPRALGAPDIPLGTSDMGSLPPYLQPGDSPSPAHPPPGQYTLFSPSPTSPIPTVHLQPLLPDPSAITPNSSSSLLVAAHSHFRNLSQEE, encoded by the exons ATGGAGCTGACTG AATTGCTCCTCGTGGTCATCCTTCTCCTAACTGCAAGAATAACTCTGTCCAGCCCGGCTCCTCCTGCCTGTGACCCCCGACTCCTAAATAAACTGCTTCGTGACTCCCATGTCCTTCACAGCAGACTG AGCCAGTGTCCAGACGTGAACCCTTTGTCCACACCTGTCCTTCTGCCTGCTGTGGACTTCAGCTTGGGAGAATGGAAAACCCAGACG GAGCAGACCAAAGCACAGGACGTCCTGGGAACCACGACCCTTCTGCTGGAGGCAGTGATGACAGCGCGGGGACAGCTGGGCCCCACTTGCCTCTCATCCCTCCTGGTGCAGCTTTCTGGGCAGGTCCGCCTCCTTCTTGGGGCCCTGCAGGGCCTCCTAGGAACCCAG GGCAGGACCACAGCTCACAAGGATCCCAGTGCCATCTTCCTGAGCTTCCAACAGCTGCTCCGAGGAAAGGTGCGCTTCCTGCTGCTTGTAGTGGGGCCCAGCCTCTGTGCCAAGCGGGCCCCACCCACCACAGCTGTCCCGGGCAGCATCTCTCCATTGCTCACACTGAACAAGCTCCCAAACAGGACTTCTGGATTGTTGGAGACCAACTCCAGTGTCTCAGCCAGAACTACTGGCTTTGGACTTCCGAACAGGCTGCAAGGATTCAGAGCCAAGATTCCTGGTCTGTTGAACCAAACCTCCAGGTCCTTAGGCCAAATCCCTGGACACCTGAATGGGACACAAGGACCCTTAAGTGGAGTTCATGGACTCTTTCCTGGGCCCTCACCCAGGGCCCTAGGAGCCCCGGATATTCCTCTGGGAACTTCAGACATGGGCTCCCTGCCACCCTACCTCCAGCCTGGAGATTCTCCTTCCCCAGCCCATCCTCCCCCTGGACAATACACACTCTTCTCTCCTTCGCCAACCTCACCCATCCCCACGGTCCACCTCCAACCCCTGCTTCCTGACCCCTCAGCCATCACACCCAACTCTTCCAGTTCTCTTCTAGTTGCAGCCCACTCTCACTTCCGGAATCTGTCTCAGGAAGAGTAA
- the POLR2H gene encoding DNA-directed RNA polymerases I, II, and III subunit RPABC3, with translation MAGILFEDIFDVKDIDPEGKKFDRVSRLHCESESFKMDLILDVNIQIYPVDLGDKFRLVIASTLYEDGTLDDGEYNPTDDRPSRADQFEYVMYGKVYRIEGDETSTEAATRLSAYVSYGGLLMRLQGDANNLHGFEVDSRVYLLMKKLAF, from the exons ATGGCGGGCATCCTGTTTGAGGATATTTTTGATGTAAAAGACATTGACCCGGAAGGCAAAAAGTTTGACCGAG TGTCTCGGCTGCATTGTGAGAGTGAATCTTTCAAGATGGACCTCATCCTTGATGTAAACATTCAGATTTACCCTGTAGACTTGG GTGACAAGTTCCGGTTGGTCATAGCTAGTACCTTATATGAAGATGGTACTCTGGATGATGGTGAATACAACCCCACAGATGATAGGCCTTCCAG GGCTGACCAATTTGAGTATGTCATGTATGGGAAAGTGTACAGGATTGAGGGAGACGAAACTTCTACTGAAGCAGCAACACGCCT CTCTGCCTACGTGTCCTATGGGGGCCTGCTCATGAGGCTGCAGGGTGATGCCAACAACCTGCATGGATTTGAAGTGGACTCCAGAGTGTATCTGCTCATGAAGAAACTGGCCTTCTGA